Proteins encoded within one genomic window of Cyanobacterium sp. T60_A2020_053:
- a CDS encoding NADH-quinone oxidoreductase subunit M: MLSLLIWFAVLGSLLIAFLPQKTNSNNSRSLALFFSLGTIIINVIIAFKFRTNIFDVQLNEHLSWLSWLGLSYDLGIDGLSFPLICLNSLLTFIAVYITRKDLPRTRFYYSLILILSAGVTGAFLAQNLLLFFLFYEIEVVPLYFLIAVWGGAKRGYAAMKFLLYTVASGFFVLVSFLGLVWLSGESSFALAPLTANTLPVATQILLLIPLLIGLFIKIPIFPFHTWLPDAHVEASTPVSVLLAGVLLKLGTYGLLRFGVGLFRDGWMVLAPYLAILAAVSALYGASCAIAQQDMKKVVAYSSIAHMAYILLGAAAATELSLQACILQMISHGLISALLFILVGIVYQKTGSRDVSYLQGLLNPQKGLPITGSLMILAVMASSGIPGMVGFIAEFLVFRGSFPVFPIATLLCLVGTGLTAVYFLLMVNKVFFGRLTMELSNLPRVLWSERLPAIFLALLIIMLGLQPNWMLKWSKTQATVMVSQERQLIIDNG, from the coding sequence ATGCTTAGTTTATTGATTTGGTTTGCCGTTTTAGGAAGTTTGCTCATAGCATTTTTACCTCAAAAAACAAATAGTAATAATTCTCGTAGTTTAGCTCTATTTTTCTCATTAGGCACAATAATTATTAATGTAATTATTGCTTTTAAGTTTCGTACAAATATATTTGATGTTCAACTAAATGAACACCTGAGTTGGTTAAGCTGGTTAGGTTTAAGCTATGATTTAGGCATTGATGGGTTATCTTTTCCTCTTATTTGTCTCAATAGTTTGCTTACTTTTATTGCTGTTTATATCACTCGAAAAGACTTACCAAGAACTAGATTTTATTATAGTTTAATTTTGATTTTGAGTGCTGGGGTGACGGGCGCTTTTCTTGCTCAAAATTTACTATTATTTTTCTTATTTTACGAAATAGAAGTAGTTCCTTTATACTTTTTAATTGCTGTGTGGGGGGGCGCTAAAAGAGGTTATGCTGCCATGAAATTTTTACTCTACACGGTGGCTTCTGGTTTTTTTGTTCTCGTATCTTTTCTCGGTTTGGTGTGGTTAAGTGGTGAGTCTAGTTTTGCTTTAGCGCCCCTCACCGCTAATACTTTACCCGTTGCTACCCAAATTCTTTTACTAATCCCTCTGTTGATTGGCTTATTCATCAAAATTCCTATTTTTCCTTTCCATACTTGGCTACCTGATGCCCACGTTGAAGCTAGTACACCTGTTTCAGTTTTATTAGCTGGAGTGTTATTAAAATTAGGCACTTATGGCTTGTTAAGATTTGGGGTAGGTTTATTTCGAGATGGTTGGATGGTATTAGCGCCTTATTTAGCGATATTAGCAGCCGTTAGCGCTTTGTATGGGGCATCGTGCGCTATTGCCCAACAAGATATGAAAAAAGTGGTTGCCTACTCGTCTATTGCACACATGGCTTATATCTTACTTGGTGCAGCGGCAGCTACGGAATTGAGTTTACAGGCTTGTATTTTACAGATGATTAGTCATGGTTTAATTTCGGCTTTACTGTTTATCCTCGTGGGTATTGTTTACCAAAAAACTGGCAGTCGTGATGTAAGCTATCTTCAGGGTTTATTAAATCCCCAAAAAGGACTTCCTATCACCGGTAGTTTAATGATTTTAGCAGTGATGGCTAGTTCAGGTATTCCCGGTATGGTAGGTTTTATTGCTGAATTTCTCGTTTTTCGGGGCAGTTTTCCCGTTTTCCCTATTGCTACTTTACTTTGTTTAGTGGGAACCGGTTTAACGGCTGTTTACTTCCTTTTGATGGTTAACAAGGTATTTTTCGGGCGCTTGACTATGGAGTTAAGTAATTTACCGAGAGTGTTATGGAGTGAAAGGCTACCTGCCATTTTTTTGGCATTATTAATTATAATGTTAGGTTTACAACCTAACTGGATGTTGAAATGGAGTAAAACTCAAGCCACTGTCATGGTGTCACAAGAAAGACAATTGATAATTGACAATGGATAA
- the trpC gene encoding indole-3-glycerol phosphate synthase TrpC gives MKIRRQQPAPSIAIENLSYEIKIPDSAPRHILEEIVWYKEREIAIMRERTPLSDLRVQINQLTTTPKNFLHALQNSARQPALIAEVKKASPSKGVIRADFDPATIAQAYEKGGANCLSVLTDRKFFQGSWENLAIVRQAVDLPLLCKEFIIYPYQIYLARLKGADAVLLITAILKDSDLNYFLKIIHGLGMTALIEVHTLEELDRVLSLDGVQLIGINNRNLADFSVTLDTTKAILAQRKDIIKQKNITMVSESGLHSSADLDFVRVAGADAVLIGESLVKQDDITGAVQNLYKSNT, from the coding sequence ATGAAAATTCGCCGTCAACAACCAGCGCCCTCCATCGCCATTGAAAATCTCAGTTATGAAATAAAAATCCCCGATAGCGCCCCTCGTCATATCCTAGAAGAAATCGTTTGGTATAAAGAGCGTGAAATAGCCATAATGCGTGAGCGCACTCCGTTGTCAGATTTAAGAGTACAAATTAACCAACTTACTACTACTCCCAAAAACTTTCTTCACGCCTTACAAAATAGCGCCCGTCAACCAGCCTTAATCGCCGAAGTGAAAAAAGCCTCCCCTAGCAAAGGGGTTATTCGTGCAGATTTTGATCCAGCTACCATCGCCCAAGCCTACGAAAAAGGAGGCGCTAACTGTTTATCAGTTTTAACAGACCGAAAATTCTTTCAGGGTAGTTGGGAAAACCTCGCCATCGTGCGTCAAGCGGTCGATTTACCCCTATTGTGCAAAGAATTTATCATTTATCCCTACCAAATTTATTTAGCTAGGTTGAAGGGCGCTGATGCGGTGCTATTGATTACCGCTATTTTGAAAGATAGTGACTTAAATTATTTTCTCAAAATCATTCACGGCTTAGGCATGACGGCATTAATTGAAGTTCATACCCTAGAAGAGTTAGACCGAGTTTTAAGCCTTGACGGTGTGCAATTAATCGGTATTAATAATCGTAACTTAGCTGATTTTTCCGTCACTTTAGACACCACCAAAGCAATTTTAGCCCAGAGAAAAGACATTATTAAACAAAAGAATATCACCATGGTTAGTGAATCTGGTTTACATTCCTCCGCCGATCTTGATTTTGTCCGTGTGGCGGGCGCTGATGCCGTTTTGATCGGAGAATCATTAGTTAAACAAGATGATATTACGGGCGCTGTGCAAAATCTTTATAAATCAAACACTTGA
- a CDS encoding insulinase family protein — protein sequence MVKLAEKHIQQTTLSNGITLIVIPNPTTEIIAGRIFCRHAGSLWESPSQAGIFNLLASVMAKGTKKRTSLDIAEIIESKGAGLSVNTSTDYFVVSVKTVTDDFADILSLAGEILRYPSFPSSEVNLEKKITIQNILSQQEQPLNVAFNQLKEMLYSAHHPYGYSLLGTTETVNNLTVDDLKLCHQQYIRPDHLVISLAGNIDLERATILVNEVFGDWAKPRENPAPFTVTIPTPQAKYQQINQSNQQTMMMLGYLAPEMSNAHYPTLKLLSTYLGNGLSSRLFVELREKRGLAYDVSAFYPTRIATSQFVLYMGSAPENLEIGLTGLKNEVQRLREIPLIPEELQNSKNKLLGQYALGKQTNGELAQTLGWYQTVGLGIEYDQNFPEAIKNVTSDDIQQVACEYLNDSRLCVSIVS from the coding sequence ATGGTCAAATTAGCAGAAAAACACATACAACAAACCACCCTTAGCAACGGCATTACTTTAATTGTTATCCCCAACCCCACCACAGAAATTATTGCCGGGCGCATTTTTTGCCGTCATGCTGGAAGTCTTTGGGAATCACCTTCTCAAGCTGGGATATTTAATCTTCTCGCCAGTGTCATGGCTAAAGGCACAAAAAAGCGCACTTCCCTAGACATAGCGGAAATAATTGAGTCGAAGGGCGCTGGTTTAAGTGTTAATACTTCTACTGATTATTTTGTCGTCAGTGTCAAAACCGTTACCGATGATTTTGCTGATATTCTCAGTTTAGCCGGGGAAATACTACGTTATCCTTCCTTTCCTTCCTCAGAAGTCAACCTCGAAAAAAAGATTACCATACAAAATATTCTCTCACAACAAGAGCAACCCCTCAACGTTGCCTTTAATCAACTGAAGGAAATGTTATACAGCGCCCACCATCCCTACGGTTATTCCCTCCTCGGCACAACGGAAACCGTTAATAATTTAACTGTAGATGATTTAAAACTCTGTCATCAACAATATATTAGACCAGATCATCTTGTCATTAGTTTAGCTGGTAATATTGATTTAGAAAGGGCTACTATTTTGGTTAACGAAGTATTTGGCGATTGGGCAAAACCGAGGGAAAATCCAGCGCCCTTCACCGTAACTATTCCCACTCCACAGGCAAAATATCAACAAATCAATCAATCTAACCAACAAACCATGATGATGTTAGGGTATTTAGCGCCCGAAATGAGTAACGCCCATTATCCTACCTTAAAATTATTAAGCACCTATCTAGGGAATGGTTTATCCAGTCGATTGTTTGTGGAATTGCGTGAAAAACGGGGATTAGCCTACGATGTGTCGGCATTTTATCCCACTCGCATCGCTACTTCTCAATTTGTCTTGTATATGGGGAGTGCGCCGGAAAACTTAGAAATAGGCTTAACGGGTTTAAAAAATGAGGTGCAACGGTTGAGAGAAATTCCCTTAATCCCAGAAGAATTGCAAAATAGTAAAAATAAACTACTGGGGCAGTACGCGCTGGGTAAGCAAACCAATGGAGAATTAGCCCAAACTCTCGGCTGGTATCAAACCGTTGGTTTGGGTATCGAATATGACCAAAATTTCCCCGAAGCTATTAAAAATGTCACCAGTGACGACATCCAACAGGTAGCCTGTGAATATCTTAATGATAGTCGTCTCTGTGTTTCTATTGTTAGTTAG